In a genomic window of Rhopalosiphum maidis isolate BTI-1 chromosome 4, ASM367621v3, whole genome shotgun sequence:
- the LOC113561231 gene encoding ralA-binding protein 1 produces the protein MDFDSPDVEKDFPGLYTSTEIGHKDSDGKRKEKKDRGYAALEGESSPEEEPDAKSPSKIKKIKPFKFPIKKEKHEKLKDKDSKDVPKEKKKDGEKDKKKDKPKNKIKEKKKQKGSDGKDAIDIGSLYEDQPVFGVPLEISFERNPCHDDIHLPLVLRNCIDYVQMHGLCTDGVYKVPGVKSKVQSLKIQYNRRQSVNLTDYDLAIVTSLLKQYLRELPDPILTSDLLSKFEDAAEKQNNELTKLLISELPLCNKHTLTWLIVHFTSIIENEKYTKMNTTNFGCVLCPVLQMSQTLFSFLVTKKNDLFSSAVLHKYIPPLRCASPYLPSGKEEMTIELKKQESLLGYIHREMNAGFVCKTKEEELWDVQRIITQLKRKLKVLEKDNHKVSKEKPKLEDQMNGKFEEVGTQTVLDRQNSNNSVSVKAEVVSITSDTVNISNCESSLIDEEIQTTTSDSDNEELVLQYESEELMSLIANLKDYIVQEKCEIDKLHTKLASVGKIVNAREYFMYPIDETTVTNSALLSEYKMLQFQKMNLLKSIEEEREAILDLKIQIKLAKRKHISAL, from the exons ATGGATTTTGATAGCCCTGACGTCGAAAAGGATTTCCCAGGCTTGTATACGTCTACAGAAATTGGACACAAAGACTCTGATG GCAAACGAAAAGAGAAAAAAGACCGTGGTTATGCAGCACTAGAAGGTGAAAGTTCTCCAGAAGAAGAGCCTGATGCAAA aagtccttcaaaaataaaaaaaataaaaccatttaaatttcCTATAAAAAAAGAGAAGCATGAGAAGCTCAAAGATAAAGATTCTAAAGACGTGcctaaagaaaagaaaaaagatgGAGAAAAGGATAAAAAGAAAGATAaacccaaaaataaaataaaagaaaaaaagaaacagaAAGGTTCTGATGGAAAAGATGCCATAGACATAGGTTCTTTGTatg aagATCAACCTGTTTTTGGAGTTCCATTAGAAATATCATTTGAACGAAATCCATGCCATGATGATATACACTTACCATTAGTTCTGAGAAATTGTATTGACTATGTGCAAATGCACG gctTATGTACTGATGGCGTGTATAAAGTGCCTGGTGTGAAATCTAAAGTACAAAGccttaaaattcaatataatagaaGACAATCTGTCAATTTGACTGATTATGATTTAGCTATTGTTACGAGTCtattgaaacaatatttaag ggAACTTCCTGATCCTATATTGACATCGGaccttttatcaaaatttgagGATGCtgctgaaaaacaaaataatgaattgacTAAGTTGTTAATTTCAGAACTCCCACTATGCAATAAGCATACACTCACATGGTTAATAGTTCATTTTACCagtattatagaaaat gaaaaatataccaaaatgAATACTACAAACTTTGGTTGTGTCCTCTGTCCTGTTCTTCAAATGTCTCAAACACTATTTTCATTTCTTGTAACCAAAAAAAATGACTTGTTTTCTTCTGCTgttttacacaaatatataccaCCATTAAGATGCGCTAGCCCTTATTTACCATCAGGTAAAGAAGAAATgaccattgaattaaaaaaacaagaatCACTTCTTGGTTATATTCACCGTGAAATGAACGCTGGTTTTGTATGTAAAACTAAAGAAGAAGAATTGTGGGATGTACAAAGAATAATTACACAATTGAAAAGAAAACTAAAGGTATTAGAAAAGGATAACCACAAAGTATCAAAAGAAAAACCTAAATTAGAAGACCAGATGAACGGAAAGTTTGAAGAAGTTGGAACTCAAACAGTACTAGACAGACAAAACTCTAACAACAGTGTATCTGTCAAAGCTGAAGTAGTATCAATAACAAGTGATActgttaatatttcaaattgtgAGAGTTCATTAATCGATGAAGAGATACAAACAACTACTTCAG ATAGTGATAATGAAGAATTAGTCTTACAGTATGAATCTGAAGAATTAATGTCACTCATTGCAAACTTAAAAGATTATATAGTTCaagaaaaatgtgaaattgatAAATTGCATACAAAGTTGGCATCAGTTGGAAAAATTGTCAATgctag agaatattttatgtatccaATTGACGAAACAACAGTTACTAACAGTGCATTGTTAAGTGAATATAAAATGCTGCAA TTCCAGAAAATgaacttattaaaaagtatagaaGAAGAACGAGAGGCAATACtagatttgaaaattcaaataaaactaGCAAAACGTAAACATATTTCAGCTttgtaa
- the LOC113548646 gene encoding uncharacterized protein LOC113548646, translating to MTSNNIKLSNNGGGKHVRSHSLKSFPAVAVAVIDNKKQPDNGVVVAAGSDPQTTVKMTSTWKQACDRTRDRTKQLLRRTMSWKSNTIIMQPEERKPDELSSTWEIHVWASWMKRYASEDGSKTLDIPFKLSPLQEEKLLIFFKYYLDGDCDGFVFEHDFHQFAEKLRRFADWSPNSDEYIILKQVLTELIQVFIQCESGQNVAFTSLSTDDWLKVWCQTLSSCTVASDMPLWLKYFQNILFKSLDSGKGEIEKANLQRFYCTFLNSNCEEAKQSVIDAIYDSLTSNGDFKLDRDTWGQCFANWLLGTKPNGCGQWLFGKCGPTPEFFPIDYSAMNSTVDTRDTYSHKRRSDRHSIVV from the exons atgACGAGTAACAACATCAAGTTGTCAAACAACGGTGGCGGTAAACACGTACGGTCGCATAGTCTAAAAAGCTTTCCAGCTGTGGCCGTCGCGGTTATCGATAATAAGAAACAGCCGGACAACGGCGTCGTGGTAGCTGCAGGGAGCGATCCACAAACAACAGTAAAAATGACATCAACGTGGAAACAG gcATGTGATCGAACTAGAGATCGAACTAAACAACTGTTACGAAGAACAATGTCGTGGAAAAGTAATACGATCATAATGCAGCCCGAAGAACGCAAGCCAGACGAGTTATCCAGTACATGGGAAATACATGTATGGG cttCTTGGATGAAACGTTATGCTAGCGAAGATGGATCAAAAACATTGGATATTCCATTTAAACTATCGCCATTACAAGAGGAaaagttattgattttttttaaatattatttagacggCGATTGCGACGGATTCGTATTTGAACACGATTTCCATCAGTTTGCAGag aaattaagaCGTTTTGCTGATTGGTCACCAAATAgtgatgaatatataatattaaaacaagttCTAACAGAATTAATTCAAGTATTCATTCAATGTGAAAGCGGTCAAA ATGTTGCGTTTACTAGTCTATCAACAGACGACTGGCTTAAAGTATGGTGTCAAACGTTAAGTAGTTGTACTGTAGCTTCAGACATGCCATTGTGGctgaaatattttcagaacATATTGTTTAAGTCTTTGGATTCAG gtaaaggTGAAATAGAAAAAGCAAATTTACAAAGATTCTATTGTACATTTCTCAATTCAAACTGTGAGGAAGCTAAGCAAAGTGTGATCGACGCGATATACGATTCATTAACGTCA AATGGAGACTTTAAATTGGACCGCGATACTTGGGGCCAATGTTTCGCAAACTGGTTACTGGGCACAAAACCTAATGGATGTGGTCAATGGTTATTTGGAAAATGTGGCCCGACGCCTGAATTTTTCCCTATCGATTATTCTGCTATGAATTCGACGGTCGATACAAGGGATACTTATTCACATAAGAGGCGGAGCGATAGACATTCCATTGTGGTCTAA
- the LOC113549477 gene encoding putative inorganic phosphate cotransporter — protein MNSIQKADSPGIGCRHLQSLLLFLCVVSGYLIRVNLSVTIVAMNPVINSTDYLRELADHVPIFGWTNSTRSVLLSTFFVGYLLSNFPASVLGCRFNNKTLLACSMTVSSVLSIVSPQLVYMYGASALVAVRFAQGLSSAFMFPMVHGIMSKWAPPHERGQLVGFIASGIQLGTMITLAVSGALCGSSLGWPSVYYLSGAIGLAWTVVWLLLGAGSLSTHRFISQAEKDYIQASLANTVDHEIKLSDTPWKSIFTSLPVWATTIAHIGHNWGFWLLLTEMPTFIHTVLKFDIKDDGMLSSLPYLAMFVLQIPVTIIADFLNKRKITTLTTSRKFWNTISMWGGTVGLIILGYIEDTHLTIIIYVFIVAIGCSSNAGFNINHMDLSPNYAGLLMGITNTAAASGGIIAPLFVGLVVDDQTSVSEWRIVFISGAIVLFVCNLFFIIFGSAKTQPWNSVHKNDSLKMDNTKQDIEIAG, from the exons ATGAATTCTATTCAAAAAG CCGACTCACCTGGTATAGGGTGCCGACACCTGCAGAGCTTGTTGCTGTTCCTGTGCGTGGTTAGCGGGTACCTGATCCGGGTGAACCTGTCCGTCACTATCGTGGCCATGAATCCCGTGATCAACTCGACGGACTACTTGCGGGAGCTGGCCGACCACGTGCCGATATTCGGGTGGACCAACTCGACGCGGTCGGTGTTGCTGAGCACGTTTTTCGTCGGCTACCTGTTGTCCAACTTCCCGGCGTCCGTGCTCGGGTGCCGGTTCAACAACAAGACGCTGTTGGCGTGCAGCATGACCGTCTCGTCGGTGCTGTCCATCGTCAGCCCACAGTTGGTGTACATGTACGGCGCCTCCGCACTGGTGGCCGTCCGGTTCGCGCAGGGCCTGTCGTCGGCGTTCATGTTCCCCATGGTGCACGGCATCATGTCCAAGTGGGCGCCGCCGCACGAGCGAGGCCAGCTAGTCGGGTTCATCGCCAGCGGCATACAGTTGGGCACCATGATCACGCTGGCCGTTTCCGGCGCGCTGTGCGGCAGCTCGCTGGGCTGGCCGTCCGTCTACTACCTGAGCGGCGCCATCGGGCTGGCGTGGACGGTTGTCTGGCTGCTGTTGGGCGCCGGCTCGTTGTCCACGCACCGATTCATCAGTCAGGCCGAGAAAGATTACATCCAAGCGTCGCTCGCCAACACCGTCGATCACGAAATAAAg TTGTCAGATACTCCGTGGAAATCCATATTCACGTCGTTACCGGTGTGGGCCACCACCATAGCGCACATTGGCCATAACTGGGGATTTTGGCTGTTGTTGACTGAGATGCCTACGTTCATTCATACGGTGCTCAAATTCGATATTAAGGATGACGGTATGCTGTCTTCATTGCCATATCTCGCCATGTTCGTGCTCCAAATCCCAGTTACCATCATAGCCGACTTTCTGAATAAGCGCAAAATCACCACCCTCACAACGTCTAGAAAATTCTGGAACACAATATCCATGTGGGGTGGCACCGTTGGCTTAATCATACTAGGTTACATCGAAGACACCCACTTGACGATCATCATTTACGTGTTCATCGTAGCCATAGGGTGTTCATCGAACGCTGGATTCAACATAAATCACATGGATCTGTCACCCAACTACGCTGGGCTCCTAATGGGAATCACCAATACAGCCGCAGCTTCTGGAGGAATTATTGCTCCTCTGTTCGTCGGTCTCGTTGTTGACGATCAG acTTCAGTTTCGGAATGGCGAATCGTGTTCATCAGTGGTGCAATAGTGCTGTTTGTatgcaatttgttttttattatatttggctCGGCAAAAACTCAGCCTTGGAATTCAGTACACAAAAACG ATTCTCTAAAAATGGATAATACTAAACAAGATATTGAAATTGCTGGATAA
- the LOC113548039 gene encoding tryptophan 2,3-dioxygenase, whose protein sequence is MSCINGKDRVNDHQNNKRCKQNVSASNSYADYLQLDKLLDSQTMLSMQNGRVSYDEHLFIVTHQAYELWFKQILFEMDIVCKLLSGNLWNNEQEMFNIVKRLGRISSIIKLLLEHFGVLETMTPYDFAEFRDYLKPASGFQSLQFRMIENKLGLKKENRVNCCKSYTDCFNGKKYDELERVSAEPSLFSLVCHWLESIPMLKDNIVWDQYRRAADHWLERSTESDISCLEKQRKLMDTVFKCDQHKRLVDQGNRKFSHMALKGAILVYAYRYEKECTLANKILESLVDIDTLLSKWRYSHFVMVHKMIGSYSSGTGGTTGSEYLKSTLCDSYRIFIDLVNLPALIVPAMYVPPLIKSQGK, encoded by the exons ATGAGTTGCATCAACGGTAAAGATAGAGTCAATGATCATCAAAATAA CAAAAGATGTAAACAGAACGTTAGCGCATCAAACAGCTATGCAGATTATCTACAACTTGACAAACTATTAGATTCTCAGACTATGTTAAGCATGCAAAACGGTAGGGTTTCTTACGACGAACATCTCTTCATAGTTACTCATCAAG CTTACGAGTTGTGGTTCAAGCAGATTTTATTCGAAATGGatattgtttgtaaattattgtctGGTAATCTTTGG aataacgAGCAGGAAATGTTCAACATTGTAAAACGTTTAGGTAGAATTTCATCTATTATCAAG ttACTGCTAGAACATTTTGGAGTTTTGGAAACTATGACTCCTTACGATTTTGCTGAATTTCGTGATTATCTAAAACCAGCATCAGGATTCCAGAGTCTTCAATTTCGaatgattgaaaataaattaggattaaaaaag gaAAACCGTGTCAATTGTTGTAAATCGTACACTGACTGCTTTAATGGTAAGAAATATGATGAACTCGAACGGGTCTCGGCTGAAcctagtttattttctttgGTTTGTCATTGGCTTGAATCTATCCCTAtgttaaaagataatattgtgTGGGATCAGTATCGAAGAGCTGCAGATCACTGGTTAGAAAGATCTACTGAG tctgATATATCTTGCCTGGAGAAACAACGTAAGCTTATGGACACTGTGTTTAAATGTGACCAGCACAAACGCTTGGTTGACCAGGGGAATCGAAAGTTTTCTCATATGGCGTTAAAGGGCGCCATACTAGTTTATGCATATAGATACGAAAAAGAATGTACATTGGCCAACAAAATACTAGAATCATTGGTGGATATCGATACGCTTTTATCAAAATGGAgat atagtCATTTTGTTATGGTACACAAGATGATCGGATCCTATAGTTCTGGCACAGGTGGTACTACTGGttcagaatatttaaaatctacatTATG tgATTCATATCGAATATTCATTGACTTGGTCAATCTACCAGCACTAATAGTACCTGCTATGTACGTTCCGCcattaataaaatcacaaggtaaataa